TGGATCCTTGAGGATCCCTGTGGATGAATCAGTGTGGATGGATCCATGTGGATGAATCTGTGTGGATGGATTCATGTGGATGGGTCCGTGTAGATCCCTATGGATGGATCCCTATGGATGGATCCCTGTGGATGGATCCCTGTGGATGGCTCCGTATGGATGGATCCATGTGGATGGGTCCGTGTAGATCCCTATGGATGGATCCCTGTGGATGGATCCCTGTGGATGGCTCCGTATGGATGGATCCATGCGGATGGGTCTGTGTAGATCCGTATGGATGGATCCTTGTGGATGGCTCCGTATGGATGGATCCATGCGGATGGGTCTGTGTAGATCCGTGTGGATCTACATGCAGATAAATCCCTGTGGATAGATCCGTGTGGGTGGATCCGTATGGATGGATCCATGTGGATGGATCCCTGCGCATGGCTCCGCGCAGATCCGTACGCATGGCTCCGCGTGGATCCGTACGGATGGCTCCGCGTGGATCCGTATGGATGGCTCCGCATGGATCCGTATGGATGGCTCCGCGTGGATCCGTACGCATGGCTCCGCGTGGATCCGTATGGATGGCTCCGCGTGGATCCGTATGCATGGCTCCGCGCGGCTCCGAATGGATCGCTCGCATGGATGGCTCCGCGTGGATCCGTGCGGGTGGATCCGTGCGGATGGCTCCCCGTGGATCCGTATGGATGGCTCCGCGTGGATCCGTATGGATGGCTCCGCGAGGATGTGTATGGATGGCTCCGCGCGGCTCCGTATGGATGGCTCGCATGGACGGCTCCGCGCGGATCCGTGCGGATGGCTCCGCGCGAACGGGCGCGCTCCCGCGGAGCCCAGCagggggcgcggggccgcgctcCGCGGGCGGTGCCGGCGGTGTCCGCGCGGGGGCGGtggcggcgcgggcggggccgggcccggggcggtggcggcggcggcggcggtggcggccATGGAGCGGCTGGAGCGGAGCGGGCGCTGCCTGCGGGCCGCCCTGGCCCGGGGGCGGGTgcgccgccccctccccgcgctGCTGCTCGCCATCGCCGTCCTCGGCTCCGCGCTCAAGGACGGCGGCCTGGTGCCCGATACGCCGCTGCAGAACAAGCGCAACCCGCTCAACGTGTGAGGAGGGGCGGGAGGGTCGCGCCCGGTGCGAGCGGGAGGGACGGTGCTGGACGGGCTGAGCGGGCGGGGGGCAACCGGAGGGGGTCTGGGGGCCGGGGGTGGCCGCGTGTGCCGCGCTGGGCCGGGGTTGGTGTTTCAGATGATGAGATTGCCTGTTCCTGACTCAGAGGTTTCAGAATACCCGGAGTTTCTCGCTCAGTTTTTATTGGAAGGGGGTAAAAGGAggggatttttccttcttaaacTCCCAGATAATTCCTCGTATTTGAGTAAACTGATGTCACTTTCTCTGCCAACCCGTGACAGGACCCgaggaatggcctgaagttgtggCAAGGGAGggttaggctggatattagggaaaggttcttcacccacaGGGTGGtcgggcactgcccaggctccccagggaatggtcacggccccgaggctgccagagctcaagaagcattttggccacgctctcaggcacatggtgtgactcttggggtgtcctgtgcagggccaggagttggactccatgatccttgtgggtcccttccagctcagcatattctgtgattctgtgatagtTACTGAGCTGATCTAAAACCCAGCTGAAGGAAATAGGTCTTTTAGCATCCTTCCTAGAAGCAGAGTGGCTGCCATCCTTTCCTAGCACTTGGGCTATGATCTAACTGGCTTATTCCACAAAACTAGTCTGAGCATTTTGAAGGAAGCAATGAGCTGGGCCAGAGCACGTGTGCTGTCCTGCTACAGGTCTGAAAGTAGAActaaaattgctgttttcctctgtgacTTGGGGAACTTTGGCCTTTATTGATTCAAATTTGTCATTTGGTAAcgtgggagaggagctgcttttAGTGTGATTGAAAGAGAATTGACAGGAGCGCTTAGAGAGAAATTGATCTTAGAGTAAAAGCATATTTCAGTTCAGTTCTCTCTTTTAAATAGAGGAAGGTTATCTGTATTGACAGTTCctgaagcaaatattttttccctacaaaTTCCTTGCCTCCTGGTTTGTCAGCAGTAACCTTGGTGgccttttttgcattttaaataaaatgggagGTTTATTTTCAATTACTATTCCATGGTAGCCTCTGTAGTTGCCACGCAGGCATCAATTCTCCTGTAAAATTAAAGAGTGAAGGAGGTACTCAAAATCCTGGGCAAGGCCCTGACAGGTTTTTTGGGGTCATAAGGAAGGTGCAGAACTCTAGACTGGTTTGGCTTGGCCTTTGATGCTCAGGTGGGGATTAAATGATGACTGTGTGTGTCTGGCCATAGCTCAGCCATGGAGCAGAATTCAGTTCTCTGTTTTCTAACTGGAGTCTGGGTAACAAAGGGGCTTCACCTCTCCCACCAGCTGATTGGAAGCAAGCTCCACTGGAAGGTGCTGATGGGAGAAACAAGATCCTGGACTGTGGCCTCCTTAACTCATTAATAAAATCACTTACACATGCTCTAGTTTTAAGATTTGAAAAGAGAACTAGTTACATGATACTGTCTTCTGTTAAACAAGATATCAGCACATCGTCAGCTGATTTTCAAGATTTTATGGGCGTGACAGCAGAAGTTTTCAGGGCAGAGAGTGAATTTAGAGATGGAAGGATTTCTGTATGCCAAAAGAAGGCTTTAATGAATTGAAAGGACAGTAAAGGAACAGGCACATTGTGCTGCTTCATTTATTTAGAAGGAcatgagagaggaaaagcttcACAGGCTGATCAGGGGAAAGAGCCAGTCCTTCTGGCTATCTTAAGAGGTTGAGGTTGTGAAAGGCTTTGTAAGCAAGGATAATTGAGATGGTGGAAGAATCAGAGAAGGGGTTACTGTGGCCAGGGTAGCAAGCTAAAAATACAATCtttgcagctgcattttgagTAGGGCAGAGTTGAGCTGGTTTGTAGGCTATAAGTGATTGCAAAACTGAGCTGCAAGTGTGCTGCAATGAATGAGAGCTCTGGGTCCCAGGGAATGCTGCCTTGGGAACAAGTACCTGCCTAAGGAAGTATTCGGGTTTTGGGCTTGAGGGAAGTACTGGGAAGAGAGTTAAGACAGTAGCTAAGCTGTATTTTGAGGGGAGGGCACAAGTGTCTAATTTAGATGGTTCCGAACACTGACCTTGAGCACTCCACCACTTGCCCCATTGCTGTGGCGTCTCACACGTGCTTGTgtctcctctgcctttcctctgccaGATACTTCGTGAAGGTGGCCTGGGCTTGGAcgctgtggctgctgctgcccttcatCGCCCTCACCACGTACCAGCTGGCCCGGAGGCAGTTCCGGTACGGCCGCACCAAGAGCGTGCTGCTGGTGCTGCGGCGCCTGAGCGCGCTGCTGGTGGGCACGGCCGTGTGGTACCTGTGCACCGAGCTCTTCGTGTACGTGGAGAACCTCACCGGGGAGTGCTCCATCCAGGGCAAACCCGGCCAGCCCCGCCGGCTTTACGCCTTCCAAGCGGGAGTGCCGCCAGGACAGCGGCGTCTGGAACGGCTTCGACATCTCGGGGCACTGCTTCCTGCTCTCGTACTGTGCCATGATGATCCTGGaggaggtggctgtgctggaagcGCTGTCCATGGACCACAGCTCCAAGCTGCGTGTGGTGGTCAACGTCCTGTTTGTTTCCCTGTGTTCCCTCACCGTGATCTGGGTGTTCATGTTCCTCTGTACTGCGCTGTATTTCCATGACTTCAGCCAAAAGCTTCTCGGTGTGCTGATAGGTCTGTCAGCTTGGTATGGGACATACAGATTTTGGTATTTAAAGCCCTTTTCTCCTGGACTACCTCTTCCAAATATATCTTTGAGTTCAAAGAAATACAGCTATAGCAGATAAAAGAAGGTTTGAAATGTTTGGGATTTTGCTTTCAGTACTGGAGTAGTTGAATGTAGAAATGGTTACTGTATTTCCACTGTAAGGAACAAGGTGATGGGTTGGAGGAAACCAGATCTGTACTAGCCATTGGCTGGCAGGTGGTAATGAgcttcttccctgggagaagaaaaaacattggTGTTGGAAGAGGTCTGCTCTTGTTTAGGAGCTGACAACTGGCATTATCAGCAGAGAAATCAGAAGCTGAATCTCTTTCTCTTACTAATGAATGGAGAAGCAGACCCAAGGCTAAAAGAGGCCTTTGATGTTTGGGAGCGTGGTTTATCTCAGTTaattctccctcttcctttttgaATTATGTCGAGATATTGTGGATGATCCAAACCTCATGCTTTTTTCAATGTTCCTATTTGTATTGCCTTATGGGAAAGCTCTAATAATCACAGTGCTGCTAAGCATTGCAAAAATATCAATTCTTGTGAAAGCAGTTCTGTTGTGAAACTGGAACATCGCACGTTCTCAAGTGTTAAAAACACTATCTTGCTAGAAATGCCTCATTACTGCCTGCACCTTTTGCAACAGAGAGTAATCTGAGATGCAATGTCTTAAGCAGACTGTGACTTTAAATTCATGCCTGCCTCCGAAAAGGAAACTCTTGAAAAAACAAGCCTTAACTTTCTCCTTAGGTAAAGTAGATGTAataatattttgtcattttattcttgacactaaaaaacccaaactcctttctgttttgctaAAAAGTCTAGTATGAGGattgagattttaattttttaaaaatctaatcCATTGCACACTTTGCAACAACAAATTCCTTGGGTTTGTTCACAAGTTCAACAAGAACAACAGTGGAATTCTGGTGTTCAGAACAAGCTAGCTTATCCCGCTATTTCCCAAATAGTCTGCTTGATAATGAGTGAAATGCATTGTTTATCCTGGGAGCTGCAAAGCAGAATGTGCTTGAAGCAATATTTATTCTTGCAATACCAATAagctatttaattttgattGCACATAAAGCTGTGGCCACTTTTGATGTGGCTGGAAACCCACTACTGAATAAAACCCTGCTATGAGATAATGAATAGGGGTGAGAT
The nucleotide sequence above comes from Corvus cornix cornix isolate S_Up_H32 chromosome 20, ASM73873v5, whole genome shotgun sequence. Encoded proteins:
- the FITM2 gene encoding LOW QUALITY PROTEIN: acyl-coenzyme A diphosphatase FITM2 (The sequence of the model RefSeq protein was modified relative to this genomic sequence to represent the inferred CDS: deleted 1 base in 1 codon) yields the protein MERLERSGRCLRAALARGRVRRPLPALLLAIAVLGSALKDGGLVPDTPLQNKRNPLNVYFVKVAWAWTLWLLLPFIALTTYQLARRQFRYGRTKSVLLVLRRLSALLVGTAVWYLCTELFVYVENLTGECSIQGKPGQPRRLYPSKRECRQDSGVWNGFDISGHCFLLSYCAMMILEEVAVLEALSMDHSSKLRVVVNVLFVSLCSLTVIWVFMFLCTALYFHDFSQKLLGVLIGLSAWYGTYRFWYLKPFSPGLPLPNISLSSKKYSYSR